A stretch of DNA from Odontesthes bonariensis isolate fOdoBon6 chromosome 2, fOdoBon6.hap1, whole genome shotgun sequence:
GCTATAAAGACCATTGGCGGGGTATAAAGACCGTCTAACGGGGTATAAAGATCGTCTAATGGGCTACAAAGACCATTGAGGGGGTTTAAAGACCGTCTGAGGGGGTTAAAGATCATCTAACGTGGTATAAAGAACATTGAGGGGGTTTAAAGACCGTCTGAGGGGGTTAAAGACCGTCTGAGGGGGTTAAAGACCGTCTGAGGGGGTTAAAGATCGTCTAACGGGGTATAAAGACCGTCTGAGGTGGTTAAAGACCGTCTGAGGGGGTTAAAGACCGTCTGAGGGGGTTAAAGACAGTCTGAGGTGGTTATAAGACCATCTGAGGGGGTATAAAGACCATTGGCGGGGTATAAAGACCATTGAGGAGGTTTAAATGTCATCTAACGGGGTATAAAAACCATTGAGGGGGTTTAAAGACCGTCTGAGGGGGTTAAAGATCATCTAACGGGGTATAAAGACCGTCTGAGGTGGTTAAAGACCGTCTGAGGGGGTTAAAGACCGTCTGAGGGAGTTAAAGACAGTCTGAGGTGGTTATAAGACCGTCTGAGGGGGTTAAAGACCATTGGCGGGGGTTTAGATTGTCTAACGGGGTATAAAGATTGCCCACAGACCACTTCAGCTGACAGTTGCTGCTTAAACACATGACGAAGCGCATTTGAGGGGTTTCAACCCTTCTTCTCGTCTCTCGGCTGCAGGTCTCCGTGTAGAAACGGCGGTCTGTGTGACGACGCTGATGGTTTCGCAGCAGAGCTGACGTGTAGCTGCCTCGCCGGCTTCACGGGCCCACGTTGCGAGCACGATGTGGACGACTGTCTGATGATGCCGTGCGCCAGCGGCGCCACCTGCCTGGACGGCATCAACCGCTTCTCGTGCCTGTGCCCCGCCGGCTTCACCGGGCGCTTCTGCTCCATCAACCTGGACGACTGCGAGGGCCGGCCCTGCCTGCACGGCGGCCGCTGCCTGGACCGCGCCGGAGGCTTCCGCTGCGTGTGCCGGCCCAGCTTCACCGGAGCCACCTGTGAGACGCCGCTGAGGCGCCACAACGCCAGCTGGACCACGCTCGGGTGGGAAGGGGGGGGCCCGAGAAGCAGCGGTGGGAACAGCAGTCGTCATGGCGACAGGTCGGTGAAGGTGACGGTGAGTGAGCGCAGCGGCGCCGGCCTCTCCGGCGTGCAGTTCATCGTCGTGCTGGTGCTGGCCGGGACGACGCTGGGCGTGGTGGCGCTGACCGCCGCCCTCCTCCTGCAGAGTCACTGCCAGGACTGTGGCCACGCCCCTTGCTGGTCGTCCCCGCCATCATCACAGGGAGGAGAGCCCAGCGGCCGGGGAGAGCCCAGCGGCCGGGGAGAGCCCAGCGGCCGGGGAGAGCCCAGCGGCCGGGGAGCGCCGCGTGGCGAGCAGGAGTGCCGCATCAGCTTCCTGAACGCAGCagaaccacagaagaagaagctcaACACGGAGGTCATTTAGACTGATGGGCGTGCGAGAAGAACacagagaaggagagaaagagcCGGTCAGAGGTCGTGGTACCAGCTGGTGCAGCTCTGAACTGGGAtctcccagcatgcacctgAACTGTGACGTCATCACAGCGCCGTCAgctcatggatgtattatattaactaGATACCGGACCGCAAAATGGCCGCCGCCGATTTCAATGGAGTTGCTCCAAGGGCGTAATAATGGTGTTGACATTGGTGGGCACAGAATTTGCC
This window harbors:
- the dlk2 gene encoding uncharacterized protein dlk2 gives rise to the protein MPARRAAAALLLLTCGLGLVAPPCTAEESDCSCSLTNSRCDEYGVCRCDPGWDGERCDRCVPMPGCVHGSCLQPWQCSCEPGWGGRFCDKDLSVCSRQPCQNGATCVMEDSGDFACLCPEGFHGPSCQRRTGPCHQRRSPCRNGGLCDDADGFAAELTCSCLAGFTGPRCEHDVDDCLMMPCASGATCLDGINRFSCLCPAGFTGRFCSINLDDCEGRPCLHGGRCLDRAGGFRCVCRPSFTGATCETPLRRHNASWTTLGWEGGGPRSSGGNSSRHGDRSVKVTVSERSGAGLSGVQFIVVLVLAGTTLGVVALTAALLLQSHCQDCGHAPCWSSPPSSQGGEPSGRGEPSGRGEPSGRGEPSGRGAPRGEQECRISFLNAAEPQKKKLNTEVI